A genomic region of Enterococcus sp. 12C11_DIV0727 contains the following coding sequences:
- a CDS encoding amino acid ABC transporter permease: MYIPKIDFQLMIDSIPFLLTGLPYTIGISIVTFLMGNVLGILLTVLGMLPSKLIKGFVRFYISFLRGVPGLVLLFLLYFGLPYQLSALTAACICFSLTSSAFIAEIYRGSIAGVDAGQWDAAYALGLPFGKVMRKIILPQAFRISIPALGNVAMDLLKGTSLAAMITIPDIFQKAKIVGGRTFDYMTMYILVAVMYWLLCIAIGWGQSWLERHYINRYKGKTEVRT; encoded by the coding sequence ATGTATATACCAAAAATTGATTTTCAGTTAATGATCGACTCGATTCCCTTTCTGCTGACTGGTTTACCTTATACAATTGGCATCAGTATCGTGACGTTTTTGATGGGGAATGTTCTTGGTATTCTGTTGACAGTTTTAGGAATGTTACCTTCAAAATTGATCAAAGGTTTTGTCCGATTTTATATTTCGTTTTTACGTGGCGTTCCAGGTTTAGTTTTGTTGTTTCTTTTGTATTTTGGTCTGCCCTATCAATTAAGTGCATTAACTGCGGCTTGTATTTGTTTTAGTTTGACGAGCAGTGCGTTTATTGCTGAAATCTATCGTGGCTCGATTGCCGGAGTGGATGCAGGACAGTGGGATGCGGCGTATGCATTAGGGTTGCCGTTTGGTAAAGTGATGCGCAAAATTATCTTACCGCAAGCGTTTCGGATTTCGATTCCAGCTTTAGGGAATGTAGCGATGGACTTGTTAAAAGGCACGTCTTTAGCTGCGATGATCACGATTCCTGATATTTTTCAAAAAGCCAAAATCGTGGGTGGAAGAACTTTTGATTATATGACAATGTATATTTTAGTAGCGGTCATGTATTGGCTCCTATGCATTGCAATTGGTTGGGGTCAAAGCTGGTTGGAAAGACATTATATCAATCGTTATAAAGGAAAAACAGAAGTTAGAACGTAA
- a CDS encoding DUF1858 domain-containing protein, with protein sequence MKEIDLNQSVQQMVTTYPETAQIMYELGFKSILEPGMLKTAGRYMTLVKGAKMKKIPMETIKAAFAANGFILKGA encoded by the coding sequence ATGAAAGAGATTGACTTGAATCAGTCTGTTCAGCAAATGGTAACCACTTATCCAGAAACAGCGCAAATCATGTATGAATTAGGCTTCAAAAGTATTTTAGAGCCAGGTATGTTGAAAACTGCGGGACGATATATGACCTTAGTAAAAGGGGCAAAAATGAAAAAAATTCCTATGGAAACAATCAAAGCAGCGTTTGCTGCCAACGGATTTATTTTGAAAGGAGCATAA
- a CDS encoding DUF438 domain-containing protein, whose product MTTTTVERQKKIVEILSLLHQGGSFEQAKQMFDQSFDGIDVSEITAAEKALISSGLDPSEIQSLCNVHAAVFKGAINDIHRSNYEHEQPGHPIHTLKLENQVIQSLLVDEIMWVFSKIETGDWSLRQRLLAALEDLQNINRHYTRKETLIFSYMEKYGITAPPKVMWGVDDSIREALKSVIDYLKNEKAAINPLREKLEYIQTEIEEMIFKEEEIMTPMTLDVFTLEDWEKIARDSQDIGYAFIAEPLPWKASAAARASEQEREPQRLAAVQQAQANTAAIKEGMEIKNESIHEENEQYFDWESTGSEVNVVLPTGVLNLEELVSLFQVLPVDLTFVDKNDRVRFFSEGKNRVFPRTTSVIGREVINCHPPKSMHIVQQILDDFRAGKRTDADFWIDMRDRKIYIRYFALKNDQDEYLGCLEVTQDITDIQTISGQNRLLD is encoded by the coding sequence ATGACTACGACGACTGTTGAGCGTCAGAAAAAAATTGTTGAAATCCTATCATTATTGCATCAGGGAGGTTCATTTGAACAAGCTAAACAGATGTTTGATCAATCATTTGATGGGATCGATGTTTCAGAAATTACAGCAGCTGAGAAAGCGTTGATTTCCAGTGGCTTAGATCCAAGTGAAATTCAAAGCCTGTGTAATGTTCATGCAGCGGTGTTTAAAGGGGCAATCAATGATATTCATCGCTCTAATTATGAGCATGAACAGCCAGGTCATCCTATCCACACATTAAAATTGGAAAATCAAGTTATTCAATCGCTATTGGTTGATGAAATTATGTGGGTTTTTAGTAAAATCGAAACAGGTGACTGGAGCTTACGACAAAGACTTTTAGCTGCTTTGGAAGATTTGCAGAATATCAATCGCCATTATACGCGAAAGGAAACACTGATTTTTTCTTATATGGAAAAATATGGCATTACGGCACCTCCTAAAGTAATGTGGGGTGTGGATGATAGTATCCGTGAAGCCCTAAAGTCAGTGATCGACTATCTAAAAAATGAAAAAGCAGCTATCAATCCATTACGTGAAAAACTTGAATATATCCAAACCGAAATCGAAGAAATGATATTTAAAGAAGAAGAAATCATGACCCCGATGACGTTGGATGTTTTCACATTAGAGGATTGGGAAAAAATTGCTCGCGATAGTCAAGATATTGGCTATGCTTTTATTGCGGAGCCATTACCTTGGAAAGCTAGTGCAGCTGCGAGGGCAAGTGAACAAGAACGAGAACCGCAGCGCTTGGCAGCTGTTCAACAAGCACAAGCCAATACAGCAGCAATCAAAGAGGGAATGGAGATAAAAAACGAGTCCATTCATGAAGAAAATGAACAGTATTTTGATTGGGAAAGTACTGGATCTGAGGTAAACGTAGTTTTGCCAACAGGCGTATTAAATCTTGAAGAGCTAGTTTCGTTGTTCCAAGTCTTACCAGTTGATTTAACATTCGTAGACAAAAATGATCGGGTTCGCTTCTTTTCAGAAGGAAAGAACCGAGTCTTCCCTCGAACAACTTCTGTGATTGGGCGGGAAGTCATCAATTGTCATCCGCCAAAGAGCATGCACATTGTCCAACAAATTTTAGATGATTTTCGTGCTGGTAAAAGAACGGACGCTGATTTTTGGATTGATATGCGTGATAGAAAAATTTATATTCGTTACTTTGCTTTAAAAAATGATCAAGATGAGTATTTAGGTTGTTTGGAAGTCACGCAGGATATTACAGATATTCAAACAATCAGTGGACAAAATCGTCTTTTAGATTAA
- a CDS encoding LacI family DNA-binding transcriptional regulator: MATIKDVAKKAGLSVSTVSRFLNDHPYISDDKKERIQQAMDELNYAPSAIATQLRSKKCTTIGVLISRITNPFFSYLVDAIEKQAKEYGYQLLIMQTYDDPKAELKMLEYLKQQVVAGVIMTSIESDSQVIEGYSKYGPIVLCNEKLDGTGIPNISTNQEEISYEATNYLVQKGYRKIAYCTGGNLTIGGHGQRRTKGFERALAEHNLPIKNKWIFKQVHNMEDGQKVAKELLALPKKERPDAVFSGSDEVGIGIIQEVLQQGLRVPEDLAVLGFDNQPSTSIIAVPLTTINQPTTALGIEATKLIVALIEGTTYKVNKQELILSLIERKST, translated from the coding sequence ATGGCAACAATCAAAGATGTCGCAAAAAAAGCTGGTTTATCGGTTTCGACAGTTTCACGTTTTTTGAATGATCATCCGTATATTTCAGATGACAAAAAAGAACGAATACAACAAGCAATGGATGAACTAAACTATGCGCCGAGTGCGATTGCAACACAACTTCGATCAAAAAAATGTACGACGATCGGTGTGTTGATTTCAAGAATCACGAATCCCTTTTTTTCTTATTTAGTGGATGCAATCGAAAAACAAGCAAAAGAATATGGCTACCAGCTGTTGATCATGCAAACGTATGATGATCCAAAAGCAGAGTTGAAAATGCTGGAGTATTTAAAACAACAAGTGGTTGCTGGCGTTATCATGACTTCTATTGAAAGCGATTCACAAGTAATTGAGGGGTATTCAAAATATGGCCCAATTGTCTTGTGTAATGAAAAGCTAGATGGAACAGGGATTCCAAACATTTCTACCAATCAAGAAGAAATCAGTTATGAAGCAACCAATTATCTGGTTCAAAAAGGGTATCGTAAAATCGCTTATTGTACCGGTGGGAATCTAACCATTGGTGGACATGGTCAGCGTCGAACGAAGGGATTTGAACGTGCACTTGCTGAACATAATTTACCTATCAAAAACAAATGGATTTTTAAACAAGTTCATAACATGGAAGATGGTCAAAAAGTAGCAAAAGAATTATTGGCTCTACCTAAAAAGGAGCGGCCAGATGCTGTGTTTAGTGGAAGTGACGAGGTTGGGATTGGAATTATCCAAGAAGTACTTCAGCAAGGATTGCGTGTACCAGAAGATTTGGCGGTATTAGGTTTTGATAATCAGCCAAGCACAAGTATTATTGCCGTCCCGCTAACTACCATCAATCAGCCAACAACCGCTTTAGGAATCGAAGCAACGAAATTAATAGTTGCGTTGATTGAGGGAACAACCTACAAAGTAAATAAACAAGAGCTTATTTTATCGCTAATTGAGCGTAAATCCACTTAG
- a CDS encoding alpha-glucosidase codes for MKDEKWWEKEVIYQIYPKSFKDSNNDGIGDIQGIREKLPYLKELGITMIWICPIFTSPMVDNGYDISDFEGINPEFGTMTDFDQLLEEANELGIKVILDLVINHTSDEHPWFQSALKDQESPYRDYYIFKEGKTEPNNWRSIFGGSVWEKLPDEEVYYFHAFDKKQPDLNWENPALRQELYGMINRWLEKGIAGFRIDSITFIKKDQDFASLPADGVDGLASCKSKTRNRPGIDVFLNELKRETFEKYNCVTVGEAPGVPYEEYGDFIGDDGYFSMIFDFNYSDIDVESGSDWFKRTNWTTKEFKEKLKRSQEVLQANGWGANFIENHDQPRAVSKFIKPKYQTDEAAKALGMLYFFLRGTPFIYQAQELGMQNAERNKIDQFNDISSIDNYHRSIQEGFTPEEAMEFVNQRSRDNTRTPFPWNYSQYGGFSTTTPWLAMTEEYPSRNAQQNQVLAHYKKMIELRQQGIVSDTLTKGTIIFLDNVPDNIVAYKRVFKETEVYSYTNLSDTVELIPFEKRMFDLLLNSHDDLVNEENELKLHPYQSVLFKKINEVSDNGN; via the coding sequence ATGAAAGACGAAAAATGGTGGGAAAAAGAAGTGATTTATCAGATTTATCCCAAAAGTTTTAAGGACTCAAACAATGATGGAATAGGTGATATTCAAGGGATTCGAGAGAAGTTGCCTTATTTGAAAGAATTAGGGATTACCATGATTTGGATCTGTCCGATATTTACGTCACCAATGGTGGATAATGGTTATGATATCTCTGATTTTGAAGGAATCAATCCTGAATTTGGCACTATGACTGACTTTGATCAACTGTTAGAAGAGGCGAATGAACTGGGAATCAAAGTGATTTTAGATTTAGTTATCAATCATACATCAGATGAACATCCGTGGTTCCAATCAGCATTAAAAGACCAAGAAAGTCCGTATCGAGATTATTACATTTTTAAAGAAGGGAAAACAGAACCAAATAACTGGCGCTCGATTTTTGGCGGTTCAGTTTGGGAAAAGCTGCCAGATGAAGAGGTCTATTATTTTCATGCCTTTGATAAAAAACAGCCCGATTTAAATTGGGAGAACCCAGCATTACGTCAAGAACTATACGGAATGATCAATCGTTGGCTAGAAAAAGGCATTGCTGGATTTCGGATCGATTCGATTACGTTTATCAAGAAGGATCAAGATTTTGCCAGTTTACCAGCTGATGGGGTAGATGGTTTAGCTTCTTGCAAAAGTAAAACCCGGAATCGGCCAGGGATTGACGTGTTTTTGAATGAACTGAAAAGAGAAACCTTTGAGAAATACAATTGTGTCACAGTTGGGGAAGCGCCAGGTGTTCCTTATGAGGAATATGGGGATTTTATTGGAGATGATGGCTATTTTTCGATGATCTTTGATTTTAATTATTCAGATATTGATGTGGAATCTGGTTCTGATTGGTTTAAACGAACGAATTGGACAACGAAGGAATTTAAAGAGAAATTGAAACGATCCCAAGAAGTCTTACAAGCCAATGGTTGGGGTGCTAATTTCATTGAAAACCACGATCAACCGCGTGCTGTCTCTAAATTTATCAAACCTAAGTACCAAACGGATGAAGCTGCTAAAGCGTTAGGTATGCTCTATTTCTTTTTACGAGGAACGCCATTTATTTATCAAGCCCAAGAGCTTGGAATGCAAAATGCGGAACGCAACAAGATCGATCAATTTAATGATATCTCAAGTATCGATAATTATCATCGTTCAATTCAAGAAGGCTTTACGCCAGAAGAAGCAATGGAGTTTGTCAATCAACGGAGCCGGGATAATACACGTACGCCATTTCCTTGGAATTATAGTCAATACGGAGGATTTTCAACGACGACGCCATGGCTTGCGATGACAGAAGAATATCCAAGTCGAAATGCACAGCAGAACCAAGTATTAGCACATTACAAAAAAATGATCGAACTTAGACAACAAGGAATAGTAAGTGATACTTTAACAAAGGGGACAATTATTTTCTTAGATAATGTGCCAGATAATATTGTTGCATATAAACGTGTATTTAAGGAAACTGAGGTATATTCATATACTAATTTAAGTGATACGGTGGAACTAATTCCCTTCGAAAAGAGAATGTTTGATTTACTTTTAAATTCTCATGATGATTTAGTAAACGAAGAAAATGAATTAAAGCTCCATCCTTATCAAAGTGTTTTATTTAAAAAAATAAATGAGGTGAGTGACAATGGCAATTAA
- a CDS encoding PTS transporter subunit EIIC, producing the protein MAINYKQIGEEIIGVVGEENITGITHCATRLRLEVKDRELIDDKKIEKIDQVKGVFFNAGQYQIILGTGIVNKVYDSLVQNNHDLLEKETSLEEMKKPSNPIKHAIRTLSDIFVPIIPGIVATGLFLGLKGVFLNESVLAFFGTSTDKIPEFVLVLLSVLTDTVFAFLPALICWSAFKKFGGTPIIGFVIGLMLVSPMLPNAYSVADINSGVEPLIAFGFIPIVGYQGSVLTALVIGLLGAKLEKVLRRKMPNSLDLMFTPFVVILVMLLTGLLVLGPILHFVENGLVYLITGLIKLPFGIGGLLIGFLYPLAVMTGMHHLFIMIETSLLATTGFNPLITLCAMYGFANAAVSFAVSVKAKDKNVKVIGTSAGVTQLLGVSEPALFGITIRYGMKPLGIMLGCSALGGAVLSLLNVQANSYGLAVILSPLMYIYSSYQLVTYIVVGICIFILSFVLTYLFVVPKEVMMSDDEYLGAEQ; encoded by the coding sequence ATGGCAATTAACTACAAACAAATTGGAGAAGAGATCATCGGTGTTGTCGGGGAAGAAAATATTACAGGGATCACCCATTGCGCGACACGTTTGCGTCTAGAAGTAAAAGACCGAGAATTAATCGATGATAAAAAAATCGAAAAAATCGATCAAGTAAAAGGAGTATTCTTTAATGCTGGACAATACCAAATCATTTTAGGTACTGGCATCGTGAATAAAGTTTATGATTCGCTGGTTCAAAACAATCATGATTTATTGGAAAAAGAAACCTCTTTAGAAGAAATGAAAAAGCCAAGTAATCCAATCAAACACGCGATTCGGACGCTTTCTGATATTTTTGTACCAATTATTCCAGGAATAGTGGCAACTGGGTTATTTTTAGGGTTGAAAGGCGTCTTTTTAAACGAAAGTGTTTTAGCTTTTTTTGGAACATCTACCGATAAAATCCCTGAGTTTGTGTTGGTTCTTTTAAGCGTTCTGACGGATACTGTTTTTGCTTTTTTACCTGCGCTGATCTGTTGGTCAGCGTTTAAGAAGTTTGGTGGTACACCGATCATTGGATTCGTGATTGGGCTGATGTTGGTGTCGCCAATGTTGCCGAATGCTTATTCTGTGGCAGACATCAATAGTGGTGTTGAACCGTTGATTGCATTTGGGTTTATTCCGATTGTAGGATATCAAGGAAGTGTCTTAACCGCTTTAGTCATTGGGTTACTAGGAGCGAAATTGGAAAAAGTGTTACGTCGAAAAATGCCAAATTCCTTAGATTTGATGTTTACACCTTTTGTGGTCATTTTGGTGATGTTGTTGACAGGGCTATTGGTTTTAGGACCAATTTTACACTTTGTTGAAAATGGTTTAGTTTACTTGATTACAGGATTGATCAAATTGCCATTTGGGATTGGTGGTTTGCTGATTGGCTTTTTATATCCGCTAGCTGTTATGACAGGGATGCATCACTTGTTTATTATGATCGAAACAAGTTTATTAGCAACAACTGGTTTTAATCCACTGATTACACTTTGTGCGATGTATGGCTTTGCCAATGCAGCTGTGAGTTTTGCTGTGAGTGTGAAGGCCAAAGATAAGAATGTAAAAGTGATCGGAACGAGTGCTGGTGTGACACAACTTTTAGGTGTAAGTGAGCCAGCGCTATTCGGGATCACGATTCGCTATGGGATGAAACCTCTTGGGATCATGTTAGGTTGTTCTGCATTAGGCGGCGCTGTTTTATCGTTGCTAAACGTGCAAGCGAATTCATATGGGTTAGCGGTAATTTTGTCACCATTGATGTATATTTATAGCTCTTATCAATTAGTGACCTATATTGTGGTTGGCATTTGTATCTTTATCTTGTCGTTTGTGTTGACGTATCTATTTGTTGTGCCAAAAGAAGTGATGATGTCAGATGATGAGTATCTAGGAGCAGAACAATGA
- a CDS encoding DUF975 family protein produces MIRSELKKKAQKHLHGYYGNWSLLAIIPSVALFIYFFFIMILIQVPENTVNQSNNYQSWQDDYSAKSNRSNTEYQKGYDDGYFDGYDEGYDDGLYQEDDYDEDVYDGKNLDSISYKSSLSPVKNTTRTVTYTQTTTVETRFSGFFAFLFGLLLLLVTILYRGTVQWAAIDNVEGRKFNLKSIFTTFISENGKRTVSANLLVTIYVFLWSLLFVIPGVIKQLSYGMTNYLLKKDPELTAKEAMQLSQALMQGYKLEYLIFSYSFVLWQFATFFSFGLASVYVIPYYGVSEVLFFDQIIAEKHHLFSQEKEAGFADF; encoded by the coding sequence ATGATTCGAAGTGAGTTGAAAAAGAAGGCCCAAAAACATCTGCATGGCTACTATGGAAACTGGAGCTTGTTAGCTATTATTCCAAGTGTTGCCTTATTTATCTATTTCTTTTTTATAATGATTTTGATCCAAGTGCCAGAAAATACGGTGAACCAGTCAAATAACTACCAATCTTGGCAAGATGACTATTCTGCAAAATCAAATCGCTCGAATACTGAGTACCAAAAGGGGTATGATGACGGCTATTTTGATGGTTACGATGAAGGGTATGATGATGGACTTTATCAAGAGGATGATTACGACGAAGATGTTTATGATGGAAAAAATTTGGACTCTATTTCTTATAAATCAAGTTTATCACCAGTGAAAAATACGACACGAACGGTTACCTATACACAAACAACAACAGTTGAAACACGTTTTAGCGGCTTTTTCGCCTTTTTATTTGGGCTACTGTTATTGCTTGTCACTATTTTGTATCGTGGTACGGTGCAATGGGCAGCAATCGATAATGTGGAAGGTCGTAAATTTAACCTTAAATCGATTTTTACAACTTTTATTAGTGAAAATGGTAAACGAACAGTGAGTGCTAATCTACTCGTAACGATCTATGTTTTTTTATGGTCATTATTATTTGTAATTCCCGGTGTAATTAAACAATTATCTTATGGCATGACAAACTATTTATTGAAAAAAGACCCTGAATTAACAGCAAAAGAAGCAATGCAACTTAGTCAAGCCTTGATGCAAGGCTATAAATTAGAATATTTAATTTTTTCTTATTCGTTTGTTTTGTGGCAATTTGCAACATTCTTTAGTTTTGGATTAGCTAGTGTCTATGTTATTCCTTATTATGGTGTGTCGGAAGTGTTGTTTTTCGATCAGATCATTGCAGAGAAACACCACCTGTTTTCACAAGAAAAAGAAGCGGGATTTGCTGATTTCTAG
- a CDS encoding transporter substrate-binding domain-containing protein, with translation MKKVFASFSIVALSLVLVACGGTKEQTAGKDESWTKVEEEKKITVATSGTLFPSSYYNDENKLTGYDVDVITEVAKRLDVDVEFKEYNVDGQITSVDKGESDLAANDFGLSGDRGKKFILSSPIKYSFDSMIVRKSDDSGIASLEDLKGKKAAGEPNTSYMKIAEKYGAKLVTYDNATNDQYLTDVANGRTDVILNDYYLQKMSVGALPDIPVKILEDVYFNANFTGFLMKKDSVALSKKINETLKAMADDGTMKKISETYFQTDVSVEPKEKVTESVSAE, from the coding sequence ATGAAGAAAGTATTCGCTAGTTTTAGTATTGTTGCCCTAAGTTTAGTGCTCGTTGCGTGTGGTGGAACAAAAGAGCAGACCGCTGGAAAAGATGAAAGCTGGACAAAAGTAGAAGAAGAAAAAAAAATAACAGTTGCAACCTCAGGAACGCTATTCCCGTCATCTTACTATAATGATGAAAACAAATTAACGGGTTATGATGTGGATGTCATCACCGAAGTTGCCAAACGGTTGGATGTTGATGTTGAATTTAAAGAATACAATGTAGATGGCCAAATCACGTCAGTGGATAAAGGTGAGTCGGATTTAGCAGCGAATGATTTTGGGTTATCAGGGGATAGAGGCAAAAAATTCATCTTATCTTCTCCAATCAAGTATTCATTTGACAGCATGATCGTCAGAAAAAGTGATGATTCCGGGATCGCGTCTCTTGAGGATTTAAAAGGAAAAAAAGCAGCTGGCGAACCCAATACCAGCTACATGAAAATCGCGGAAAAATATGGAGCAAAATTAGTAACGTATGATAACGCGACAAATGACCAATACTTAACAGATGTTGCCAATGGTCGGACAGATGTTATTTTAAACGATTATTATTTACAAAAAATGTCAGTGGGGGCGTTACCTGATATTCCAGTTAAAATCTTAGAAGATGTGTATTTCAATGCGAACTTTACTGGCTTTTTAATGAAAAAAGACAGTGTTGCCTTAAGTAAAAAGATTAATGAAACATTAAAAGCAATGGCTGATGACGGAACTATGAAAAAAATCTCTGAAACGTATTTCCAAACAGATGTTTCAGTGGAGCCGAAAGAAAAAGTGACAGAAAGTGTTTCAGCTGAATAG
- a CDS encoding glycoside hydrolase family 32 protein codes for MSWTNAQRYRVITDAKDGELSVLEAKVAKSIWRQKYHIQPNYGLLNDPNGFCYYNGKYHLFYQWFPFGAVHGMKHWYHLTSADLVNWEEEGVALMPEFPHESHGIFSGTGLVNDNQLYLFYTGNHRDEKWQRRSSQCLAILSSDGKIEKLAEPVISGPPQQYTHNFRDPKVFKKGNHYYMLVGAQRESLEGCLLVYVSDDLKAWKFKQELKTNHDSFGFMWECPDYFSLQGQEVLLLSPQGLKPKGNDFQNIYHSGVFIGKFDEHVGYFDTDSFQELDKGFDFYAPQTTQTPDGRQILIGWMGLPDTVYPSDHDGWANCLTIPRELSIKNGQIQQQPLQELKQKRVKTTQHQIKVVSSRERLKTIYSEVGEYRISINVETAERVGIAFRVGDDEETVCLLDQVAEYFSLDRTRSGIPVATDYGTVRKITYQQSVVQLTVFLDQSSIEVFVNDGEAVFSSRIFPKEDSRYLEVFAENGTAQIEIKQWCYA; via the coding sequence ATGAGCTGGACCAATGCACAACGCTATCGAGTGATAACGGATGCCAAGGATGGGGAACTGTCAGTATTAGAAGCAAAAGTCGCAAAGAGTATCTGGCGGCAAAAGTATCATATTCAGCCTAATTATGGTTTGTTGAATGATCCAAATGGATTTTGCTATTATAATGGCAAGTACCACCTATTTTATCAATGGTTTCCGTTTGGAGCCGTCCATGGAATGAAGCATTGGTATCATTTAACCAGTGCCGATTTAGTGAATTGGGAAGAGGAAGGTGTGGCCTTAATGCCAGAATTTCCTCATGAATCCCATGGAATATTTTCTGGAACTGGTCTCGTGAATGATAATCAATTGTATTTATTTTACACAGGAAATCATCGAGATGAAAAGTGGCAACGGCGTTCTTCTCAATGCTTAGCGATTCTTTCAAGCGATGGCAAAATAGAAAAGTTAGCGGAACCAGTTATCAGTGGACCTCCGCAACAGTACACACATAATTTTCGAGATCCTAAAGTGTTCAAAAAAGGCAATCACTATTACATGCTAGTTGGTGCACAACGAGAGTCGTTGGAAGGCTGTCTCCTCGTTTATGTGTCAGATGATTTGAAGGCGTGGAAATTTAAACAGGAACTAAAAACAAATCATGATTCGTTTGGCTTTATGTGGGAATGTCCAGATTATTTTTCACTTCAAGGTCAAGAGGTGCTATTATTGTCACCGCAAGGTTTAAAACCAAAAGGCAATGATTTTCAGAATATTTATCATTCGGGTGTTTTTATTGGTAAGTTTGATGAGCATGTAGGTTATTTTGATACAGATTCGTTTCAAGAGTTGGATAAAGGCTTTGACTTCTATGCACCTCAAACCACACAAACGCCTGATGGTCGACAAATTTTGATTGGCTGGATGGGTTTACCTGATACAGTGTATCCAAGTGATCATGATGGCTGGGCAAACTGTTTAACGATTCCAAGGGAATTATCTATAAAAAATGGACAAATTCAGCAACAGCCACTTCAGGAATTAAAGCAAAAACGAGTAAAAACAACTCAGCACCAGATAAAAGTAGTGAGTAGTCGTGAACGATTAAAAACAATCTATTCTGAGGTTGGAGAATACCGGATCTCAATCAATGTAGAGACGGCAGAACGTGTAGGAATTGCTTTTAGAGTGGGGGATGATGAAGAAACAGTGTGTTTATTGGATCAAGTAGCTGAGTATTTTAGTCTAGATCGTACTCGTTCAGGAATCCCTGTGGCCACTGATTATGGTACAGTGAGAAAAATAACTTACCAGCAATCAGTTGTTCAACTAACTGTTTTTCTGGATCAATCGTCAATTGAAGTCTTTGTAAACGATGGAGAAGCCGTTTTTTCCAGTCGGATTTTTCCAAAAGAGGACAGTCGTTACCTTGAAGTGTTTGCAGAAAATGGTACGGCTCAGATAGAGATAAAACAATGGTGTTATGCGTAA
- a CDS encoding TIGR00266 family protein, whose product MQYKMTENTVFPLVEVDLRTRESIQLESGAMVYHNGEINLEGKMNSNGKSGLGGAIRALGRSMSSGESFFITKASGLTDTAKVALAPATPGAIKELQVGSEHWRLNTGAFLACDASVSYNMKRQKLSGAIFGGTGGLFVMETSGSGSLLINSYGDIVEIHLDGTKPFVVDNQHVVAWSESLDYNIKVASGIFGFTTGEGVVNEFHGTGTIMIQTRNIEGLAGLISPFVSTGS is encoded by the coding sequence ATGCAGTACAAAATGACAGAAAATACTGTTTTTCCATTGGTTGAAGTGGATTTACGAACAAGAGAAAGTATTCAATTAGAGAGCGGTGCAATGGTCTATCACAATGGTGAGATCAATCTTGAAGGAAAAATGAACAGCAACGGAAAGTCAGGTTTAGGCGGCGCAATTCGTGCCTTGGGGCGTTCAATGTCCAGCGGAGAAAGCTTCTTTATCACAAAAGCATCCGGTTTAACGGATACCGCAAAAGTGGCTTTAGCACCAGCAACTCCAGGCGCCATCAAAGAACTCCAAGTAGGCTCTGAACATTGGCGTTTGAACACAGGTGCATTTTTAGCTTGTGACGCTAGCGTGTCTTACAATATGAAACGTCAAAAACTTAGTGGTGCAATCTTTGGTGGAACTGGTGGATTATTCGTGATGGAAACATCTGGTTCCGGATCGTTGTTGATCAATAGTTACGGGGATATCGTCGAAATTCATTTAGATGGTACCAAGCCTTTTGTAGTAGATAATCAGCACGTTGTTGCTTGGTCAGAATCCTTGGATTATAACATTAAAGTCGCTTCAGGTATTTTTGGTTTTACAACAGGTGAAGGTGTCGTCAATGAATTTCATGGCACTGGAACAATCATGATCCAGACAAGAAATATTGAAGGGTTAGCTGGTTTGATCAGCCCTTTTGTTAGTACCGGTTCATAA